The following coding sequences are from one Candidatus Eisenbacteria bacterium window:
- a CDS encoding ABC transporter permease subunit produces MQLFGKKIPLSVSLLFWFLVWEFIGRVGVLSIFPPLTRIIVTGVTILPSEKFIKAAEISLRSFAIGMSLALIVGIALGVLMARAKTVGEILGTWVNVFVSAPISALVPILMGLLGIGETTVVATVFLFAVFVIVLDTQVGISKADKSLIEMARSFGARRYQIYTKVLILSALPEILTGVRLGAIRGVKGVVIGQPLVSIIGVGELFELYSKYFLMEEFWALVIVVFAFAFLVSEAIAYLERRVEYYASAR; encoded by the coding sequence ATGCAACTGTTTGGCAAAAAGATTCCGCTAAGTGTTTCCCTTCTGTTCTGGTTCCTCGTGTGGGAATTCATCGGACGGGTTGGAGTCTTAAGCATTTTCCCTCCGCTTACCCGGATCATTGTGACAGGAGTGACCATTCTGCCCAGTGAGAAGTTCATCAAAGCGGCCGAGATCTCCCTGCGCTCGTTCGCCATAGGGATGTCGCTGGCGCTGATCGTAGGCATTGCGCTCGGCGTGTTGATGGCCCGCGCGAAGACTGTCGGAGAGATCCTCGGCACCTGGGTCAATGTCTTCGTGAGCGCGCCCATCTCCGCCCTGGTCCCCATTCTCATGGGGTTGCTCGGGATCGGGGAGACGACGGTGGTCGCGACGGTCTTCCTGTTCGCCGTCTTTGTCATCGTCCTCGACACCCAGGTGGGGATCAGCAAAGCAGACAAGTCACTGATCGAGATGGCCCGCTCTTTCGGCGCCCGGAGATACCAGATTTACACCAAGGTCCTGATCCTGAGCGCCCTGCCGGAGATCCTGACCGGGGTCCGTCTGGGGGCGATCCGGGGCGTGAAGGGAGTGGTGATTGGCCAGCCCCTGGTCTCGATCATCGGCGTGGGAGAACTGTTCGAGCTGTATTCCAAGTATTTCCTAATGGAGGAATTCTGGGCCCTCGTCATTGTCGTCTTTGCCTTCGCGTTCCTGGTCTCCGAAGCCATCGCCTATCTGGAGCGCCGAGTGGAGTACTACGCCAGCGCCCGGTAG